In one Gammaproteobacteria bacterium genomic region, the following are encoded:
- a CDS encoding DUF3488 domain-containing protein, whose protein sequence is MGNRWSWIAGTAGMALALLRLERLLRPSVEGAPWPIALAAGAVMGGIITWALRGRWSTISANVGALVLVSMRIAVPGTLIFGLIPSSQTLPAFLAELSLGIDLIRLGVAPVSPVAGLIVILTAVFWGLAALMSWSIRHDHPLIALAPPLLFYLQLAVIDQASPGLLWKAAFLGVAALAFAAVAEDQRSASTFPMRSSGGPIRAAYVYPGIFVVISVLIALGGTTLLSKVIPPGGLVDWRTHTSIGGGILVGVSYNLFTGIQQQLVSQTDTPVFTARVEGDVDPSSIYWELITLEEFDGENWIPKARETHGPDSEVWEDADMSFFGPVLPVSASVTIAKLRQNYLPIVYSPTWLGSDSTLFNDSFRVRTDGSIQFDLLTWENLTYQEAALVPAPDLNALASTGGRLTPIFREAAKRGAFGGRAVPTPATNRPASLSEALELPTLDPIIRTEARSLTENGTSAFEKALLLEAWFRDPNVFTYSLDVDPGHASKDLADWLFTTDSPSYRTGYCEQFSTAMAVMARSIGIPARVVTGFAPGEVQADGTIIVRDRNAHAWVELWMNNQGWVRFDPTPRSLGDNPSTMSIVGFDPREYIPPPPEAAESPNVETPPAPRQFDPNFDERQLVSGSSSAESEGARLRIVTPTRVVLLALLLVFSSVPVAKATRRHRRLTRLRKGDISSAWDEIIDRLRDFGDGPPPSWTPLEAAASVHHSMAPLADGITAQVFGPQERLDDHLIDQAAASFAETETYLRTIHPIGDRIRARMRLKSLLRPGGST, encoded by the coding sequence CGCCTCCTCCGACCCTCGGTCGAGGGAGCGCCGTGGCCCATCGCCTTGGCCGCCGGCGCGGTCATGGGAGGCATCATCACCTGGGCGCTGCGAGGACGGTGGTCCACCATCTCGGCCAACGTTGGTGCGCTGGTCCTCGTCAGCATGCGCATTGCGGTACCCGGAACGCTCATCTTCGGGCTGATACCGAGCTCGCAGACACTGCCTGCATTCCTGGCGGAGCTCAGCCTCGGAATCGACCTGATTCGACTCGGTGTCGCCCCTGTTTCCCCGGTCGCCGGGCTCATCGTCATCCTCACCGCCGTGTTCTGGGGCTTGGCGGCGCTGATGTCATGGAGCATCCGACACGATCATCCCCTGATCGCTCTTGCACCGCCGCTGCTGTTCTACCTCCAGCTGGCAGTCATCGACCAGGCATCTCCCGGACTCCTGTGGAAAGCCGCGTTCCTCGGAGTCGCGGCGTTGGCGTTTGCTGCCGTAGCCGAGGATCAACGGTCGGCGTCGACATTCCCGATGCGAAGCTCAGGCGGTCCGATACGAGCGGCGTATGTGTATCCGGGTATCTTCGTCGTCATCTCGGTCCTCATCGCGCTCGGTGGCACCACACTGCTCTCCAAGGTGATTCCCCCCGGCGGTCTCGTCGACTGGCGCACCCACACGAGTATCGGCGGAGGGATCCTCGTCGGAGTGTCCTACAACCTCTTCACCGGTATCCAACAGCAACTCGTGTCGCAAACCGACACGCCCGTCTTCACTGCCAGAGTCGAAGGCGATGTGGACCCTTCGTCCATCTACTGGGAGCTGATCACCCTCGAAGAGTTCGACGGCGAGAACTGGATCCCGAAGGCGCGAGAAACCCACGGACCCGACAGCGAGGTGTGGGAGGACGCTGACATGTCGTTCTTCGGCCCTGTCCTCCCGGTATCCGCTTCCGTGACGATTGCGAAACTCCGCCAGAACTATCTGCCGATCGTGTACTCCCCCACCTGGTTGGGTTCCGATTCCACGCTGTTCAACGACAGTTTCCGCGTCCGGACCGATGGTTCGATCCAGTTCGATCTGCTCACCTGGGAGAACCTCACCTACCAGGAAGCTGCACTCGTACCGGCGCCGGACTTGAACGCTCTGGCAAGTACCGGGGGCAGACTCACCCCCATCTTTCGAGAGGCGGCCAAGCGCGGCGCGTTTGGAGGAAGAGCGGTCCCCACACCGGCGACCAACAGACCTGCTTCCCTCTCTGAAGCCTTGGAACTTCCGACCCTCGACCCGATCATCCGCACCGAGGCGCGCTCCCTCACCGAGAACGGCACCAGCGCGTTCGAGAAGGCACTCCTGCTCGAAGCCTGGTTCCGCGATCCGAACGTCTTCACCTACTCACTCGACGTCGACCCCGGCCATGCGAGCAAGGACCTCGCAGACTGGCTCTTCACGACCGACAGCCCCAGCTACCGAACCGGCTACTGCGAGCAGTTCTCGACGGCAATGGCCGTCATGGCTCGTTCGATCGGGATTCCTGCCAGGGTCGTAACCGGATTCGCACCTGGAGAGGTTCAGGCTGACGGAACGATCATCGTCCGGGATCGCAATGCTCACGCCTGGGTGGAACTCTGGATGAACAACCAGGGTTGGGTTCGATTCGATCCGACACCACGGTCGCTCGGCGACAATCCGTCGACGATGAGCATCGTCGGTTTCGATCCCAGGGAGTACATCCCGCCACCGCCCGAAGCGGCAGAGTCGCCCAACGTCGAGACGCCTCCGGCGCCGCGGCAATTCGATCCCAACTTCGACGAACGACAACTGGTGTCCGGATCCTCCTCGGCAGAGTCGGAAGGAGCTCGACTGCGAATCGTCACACCGACACGTGTCGTGTTGCTCGCGCTGTTGCTCGTGTTTTCGTCGGTCCCTGTCGCAAAGGCGACACGCAGGCACAGAAGACTCACTCGCCTTCGCAAGGGCGACATCTCGAGTGCCTGGGATGAGATCATCGATCGGCTCCGCGATTTTGGGGACGGTCCCCCACCCTCCTGGACACCTTTGGAGGCGGCAGCTTCGGTGCACCACTCGATGGCTCCCCTCGCCGATGGCATCACGGCTCAGGTGTTCGGACCGCAGGAACGCCTCGACGATCACCTCATCGACCAGGCAGCCGCATCCTTTGCAGAAACCGAGACGTACCTGCGAACCATCCATCCGATCGGTGACCGCATTCGAGCGAGGATGCGCCTGAAGTCATTGTTGCGACCCGGTGGGTCCACTTAG